A DNA window from Luteolibacter luteus contains the following coding sequences:
- a CDS encoding prenyltransferase/squalene oxidase repeat-containing protein, translated as MKQGSPSVLQLPLIAIAVVSMAAIDNVKAAGLEDSTRAKALESIGSGLKFLADAQKDPGYWSTPDMPGLSGLIVQSFLVAPEFSRPAGDAVDKGLDFIRSAAKPDGGIYNKGMANYNTSIALATLLRADKPGDEVIIDKARNFLVGAQKKDAEKPANDGGFGYEPGGNRSRPDLDNTVFAVEALAMYRDKHQGEEPIGQPDLDWQAAIDFVSRCQNLKATNPAEWASDEPAEKGGFTYTPEGGNGGTHSYGTMSYSGLLSLIHAKVKADDPRVKAAVDWLSRRYTVEENPGLGDQGLYYYYFVMAKTLHASGVPQLEADGKKIDWREDLARKLISLQKKDGSWANENGRWMEQDPVLVTGYTVTALAILCGK; from the coding sequence ATGAAACAAGGATCACCTTCTGTCTTACAACTTCCGCTCATCGCGATAGCCGTTGTTTCAATGGCGGCTATCGATAACGTGAAGGCCGCCGGTCTCGAAGACTCCACTCGCGCCAAGGCCTTGGAAAGTATCGGCAGCGGGCTGAAGTTCCTCGCGGATGCCCAGAAGGATCCGGGCTACTGGTCCACGCCCGACATGCCGGGCCTCAGCGGGCTGATCGTCCAGTCCTTCCTCGTCGCCCCCGAGTTCTCGCGTCCGGCAGGTGATGCCGTGGACAAGGGGCTGGATTTCATCCGCTCCGCCGCCAAGCCGGATGGAGGGATCTATAACAAGGGCATGGCGAACTATAACACCTCGATCGCGCTTGCGACGCTCCTCCGCGCCGACAAACCGGGCGATGAGGTCATCATCGACAAGGCGCGGAACTTCCTCGTCGGGGCGCAGAAGAAGGACGCGGAGAAGCCCGCGAATGACGGCGGCTTCGGCTACGAACCGGGCGGTAACCGTAGCCGCCCCGATCTCGACAACACGGTCTTCGCCGTCGAAGCGCTGGCGATGTACCGCGACAAGCATCAAGGCGAAGAGCCCATCGGCCAACCGGATCTCGATTGGCAGGCGGCGATCGATTTTGTCAGCCGCTGCCAGAACCTCAAGGCAACCAACCCTGCTGAATGGGCGAGCGACGAACCGGCGGAGAAAGGTGGCTTCACCTACACTCCGGAGGGAGGAAACGGCGGCACCCACAGCTACGGCACCATGTCCTACTCGGGACTGCTCAGCCTCATTCATGCGAAGGTAAAGGCTGACGATCCGCGTGTGAAAGCCGCTGTCGATTGGCTCTCGCGTCGCTACACCGTGGAGGAGAATCCGGGCCTCGGTGACCAGGGCCTCTACTATTACTACTTCGTCATGGCAAAGACCCTCCATGCCTCCGGCGTCCCGCAGCTCGAAGCCGATGGCAAGAAGATCGACTGGCGCGAGGACCTCGCCCGCAAGCTGATCTCGCTTCAGAAGAAAGACGGATCGTGGGCCAACGAGAATGGCCGTTGGATGGAACAGGATCCCGTGCTCGTCACCGGCTACACCGTGACAGCCCTGGCGATCCTTTGCGGGAAGTGA
- a CDS encoding cadherin domain-containing protein, producing MNRTASILATLPLLATLGLFLHKETRSSAVVSPSGTPDGTMTRTALTEVRPDLTSVRQLVGKDKAERLSMPLQEDFLDRAVEGESFHIRLPDGRDHAGKVTLMRRDEDGVLFVQGRFDAPERGRFYFQRQTMQGVAGKLAGNMIFDGSGESWKVEPAGPGGAAALVQTPLDGVICANYRIALPEQAGIEQAPEAHPIDIPIPHYQTIVPLESLPGAEGVIYLDFDGEAGPFPGWGEFDAEAPGVSNAQVHEVWKMVCEDFQGFNLNVTTDRKVFDHAAAGHRQHVVITPTIAASPDAGGVAYVGSYNWSTSTVCWAFYSSGKVAAEVISHELGHALGLSHDGRILPPEDYYYGHGSGETGWAPIMGAGYYENLTQWSKGEYAGASRTQDDLALITSNNSVNYRADDTGDDFESSSYLEILPDNSVANEGIIECTSDVDCYRFKTSGGAVEIQVKPVAANPNLDVMAELVDATTGDYLMTVNPQEELGATIATVLPAGEYVVEVSGTGKGNPLEDGYSDYGSLGTYFISGTVEGGVKPERFTVAENPALDFTVGTVAPRNDHGTAALSWAILSGNEDAIFSIDPATGEIRVIDPSGLDYERLSSRWDDPATFELLVSITDAANASLSETIRVVVSISDANEAPVMEDATVTLLERTRPGTALFTMLSTDVDRFDQLAFEIISGNESGLFTIDPGSGVIAASAAGLGEIDGAVQHTLTLRVTDVGGASDTATLGITIIDIPSGLLPGGVIRTYFEGIPGSSVAGLINATTKYPDYPDSEEFLTAFDGLEHGDNYGSTVRGYFIPPVSGSYLFWISSDGSSQLWFDASNEQSGASQIASVIGGTEHYHWGDSSPYQSSPVTLIAGQAYSIEALHKESTGTDHVAVAFSGPGIPKQLLGGKYLVPYQRNYPPQVQGAILTIEETAFAGQNVGTVSALDTNPGDTHGNFTITAGNAGEVFSIDPASGMIRVAAGGVMDADVVPSYTLTLQVTDSGSPPLSGSGQVTINVLPEGSMPDRGLVQQIWNEVPGDSVEELLQNERYPYFPTSTRLLPSLESLDNPGQDYGSRIQALLTPETSGYYTFYLSSNDSSSLVLSPDASESSGATIAGINGWSDPGEWTKYPGQQSEPIYLEAGKDYYIGALQKNGTGDGHVQVAWTGPGFPTITVIPGTHLRPFDINQAPAFDAASASFEILRESLMAGMVVSEGLAKDPENEALIYRISSGNEAGAFAIDPASGTLSIVDPLPLLIGAHQLRISVQDRGLGGGYPFKSASLDVTVTILSGNRAPAFAVESESAAVMQDEALEGQWSAYDPDAGDVLVFSKESGPSWLVIEPSGAMHGVPANEDVGTHVVVIRVTDHEGLYDELALTVEVANVNDAPVFMSPSLALGDATQDVTYMQMLSGAASDADAGDELSYSKISGPEWVSIAADGTVTGVPGKGDVGISEVVVRATDKSGAFGEALLWIVVVNVNDPPVFLAPILALPEAAEDEEYAVALANHVVDPDPGESLSFELVSGPPWLGIANDGSLQGKPPGSQVGTNLARVRVTDAAGLSAEATLVIEVVNVNDAPLFLHNPVQRSAGEEELPYEGTTLDGEAMDEDLGDTLSFSKIEGPEWLEVASDGSLSGTPPAGSAGLQVFVIRVSDAAGAYAEAGLLIDVTGPDLPLPWSDSQIGSGEVTGSSVHGNGEFDVSGAGELAGRSDSFQFVWQPLGGNGSITARVASVSASGSLSRAGVMIRDTLASNSRHVFLGVTEEGGFRWIRRTGFNGNTSTNSSGSAAFPNAWVRLTRNGSVITAYKSMDGEAWTPIGSLTADFPETCYFGLAVASGSQSLLHQAHFSNVSIAP from the coding sequence ATGAATCGGACAGCCTCGATTCTGGCGACCCTCCCGCTCCTCGCCACTTTGGGCCTCTTCCTTCATAAGGAAACGAGGTCGAGTGCGGTCGTGTCTCCGAGCGGGACTCCTGACGGCACAATGACAAGGACCGCTCTAACAGAGGTCCGGCCGGATTTGACGAGTGTCCGGCAACTGGTCGGGAAGGATAAGGCGGAGCGCCTGTCGATGCCCTTGCAGGAGGATTTCCTGGATCGCGCGGTGGAGGGCGAGAGTTTCCATATCCGCCTTCCCGATGGCCGCGATCATGCGGGCAAGGTCACGCTGATGCGCCGGGACGAGGACGGAGTGCTCTTTGTCCAAGGCCGCTTCGATGCGCCGGAGCGCGGCCGCTTCTATTTCCAGCGCCAGACGATGCAAGGCGTCGCGGGGAAGTTGGCGGGGAACATGATCTTCGATGGTAGCGGCGAGTCATGGAAGGTGGAACCCGCGGGTCCAGGGGGCGCAGCAGCGCTGGTGCAAACTCCGCTTGATGGGGTGATCTGCGCCAACTACCGGATCGCCCTCCCAGAGCAAGCAGGCATCGAGCAAGCGCCGGAGGCTCATCCGATCGACATCCCGATCCCGCACTATCAAACGATCGTGCCGCTGGAGAGCCTGCCGGGGGCGGAAGGAGTGATCTATCTGGACTTCGATGGTGAAGCGGGGCCCTTCCCGGGCTGGGGTGAATTTGACGCGGAGGCACCCGGCGTGAGCAACGCGCAGGTGCACGAGGTTTGGAAGATGGTCTGCGAGGACTTCCAGGGCTTCAACCTGAACGTCACGACGGATCGCAAGGTTTTCGACCATGCAGCTGCCGGGCATCGCCAGCACGTGGTGATCACGCCGACGATCGCGGCCTCGCCGGACGCCGGTGGTGTGGCTTACGTGGGATCCTACAATTGGAGCACGAGCACGGTGTGCTGGGCCTTCTACAGCAGCGGCAAGGTGGCGGCGGAGGTGATTTCCCATGAACTCGGCCACGCGCTGGGACTCAGCCACGACGGCCGGATCCTCCCGCCGGAAGATTACTACTATGGGCATGGTAGTGGCGAGACCGGCTGGGCGCCGATCATGGGAGCGGGTTATTACGAGAACCTGACCCAGTGGTCGAAGGGCGAGTATGCCGGAGCCAGCCGTACCCAGGACGATCTGGCGCTGATCACCAGCAACAACAGCGTCAACTACCGGGCGGACGATACCGGGGATGACTTTGAAAGCTCGTCGTATCTGGAGATCCTGCCGGACAACAGCGTGGCGAACGAGGGGATCATCGAATGCACTTCCGATGTCGATTGCTACCGCTTCAAGACCAGCGGCGGCGCAGTCGAGATCCAGGTCAAGCCGGTGGCGGCCAATCCCAATCTGGACGTGATGGCCGAACTGGTGGACGCCACGACGGGCGACTACCTGATGACCGTGAATCCGCAGGAGGAGCTTGGCGCGACCATTGCCACGGTCTTGCCCGCCGGAGAGTACGTGGTGGAGGTGAGCGGCACGGGGAAAGGCAACCCCTTGGAGGACGGTTACTCGGACTATGGCTCGCTGGGGACCTACTTCATCAGCGGCACGGTGGAAGGCGGCGTGAAACCGGAGCGCTTCACGGTGGCGGAAAATCCCGCCCTGGATTTCACGGTGGGAACGGTAGCGCCACGGAATGACCACGGGACCGCTGCCTTGTCCTGGGCGATCCTCTCGGGCAATGAGGACGCGATCTTCTCGATCGATCCCGCCACCGGCGAGATCCGGGTGATCGATCCCTCAGGGCTCGACTACGAGCGTCTCTCCAGTCGCTGGGACGATCCCGCGACCTTCGAACTACTGGTGTCGATCACCGACGCGGCGAATGCATCATTGAGCGAGACCATCCGCGTGGTGGTGAGCATCAGCGACGCGAACGAAGCGCCGGTGATGGAGGATGCCACCGTGACCCTGCTTGAAAGAACACGGCCGGGCACGGCTTTGTTCACGATGCTTTCCACCGATGTGGACCGCTTCGACCAGCTTGCTTTCGAGATCATCTCCGGAAATGAGTCCGGGCTTTTCACGATCGATCCGGGTAGCGGGGTGATCGCGGCATCAGCAGCAGGGCTCGGTGAGATCGATGGCGCGGTGCAGCACACGCTGACCCTCCGGGTGACGGATGTGGGCGGGGCCAGCGACACGGCAACACTCGGGATCACGATCATCGACATTCCTTCAGGACTCCTGCCGGGCGGAGTGATCCGGACTTACTTCGAAGGGATCCCGGGTAGCTCCGTGGCAGGCCTGATCAATGCCACGACGAAGTATCCGGACTATCCGGATAGCGAGGAATTCCTGACCGCCTTCGATGGGCTGGAGCATGGCGACAACTATGGCAGCACGGTGCGCGGCTATTTCATCCCGCCGGTGTCCGGGAGCTACCTGTTCTGGATTTCCTCCGACGGATCCAGCCAGCTTTGGTTCGACGCGAGCAATGAACAAAGCGGGGCCTCGCAGATCGCCTCCGTCATTGGCGGCACGGAGCATTATCACTGGGGAGATAGCAGTCCCTACCAATCCTCCCCGGTCACGCTGATCGCGGGACAGGCCTACTCCATCGAGGCGCTTCACAAGGAGAGCACCGGCACGGATCACGTGGCGGTGGCGTTTTCCGGGCCCGGCATCCCGAAGCAATTGCTGGGCGGGAAGTATCTGGTGCCCTACCAGCGGAACTATCCGCCGCAGGTGCAGGGGGCGATCCTCACCATCGAGGAGACTGCCTTTGCTGGCCAGAACGTCGGAACGGTGTCGGCATTGGACACGAATCCCGGAGATACTCATGGGAACTTCACCATCACGGCGGGAAATGCCGGTGAGGTCTTCAGCATCGATCCTGCGAGCGGGATGATCCGGGTGGCGGCCGGAGGCGTGATGGATGCGGATGTGGTGCCTTCTTACACGCTGACGCTGCAGGTGACTGACAGTGGCTCACCGCCGCTTTCCGGCTCCGGCCAGGTGACCATCAATGTGCTGCCGGAGGGCTCCATGCCGGACCGGGGACTGGTGCAGCAGATCTGGAACGAGGTGCCGGGGGATTCCGTGGAAGAGTTGCTCCAAAACGAGCGCTATCCCTATTTCCCGACATCGACCCGCTTGCTCCCATCCCTCGAAAGCTTGGATAATCCCGGCCAGGATTATGGCTCGCGGATCCAAGCGCTTCTGACGCCGGAAACCAGCGGCTACTATACCTTCTACCTCTCGTCGAACGACTCGAGCTCCCTGGTGCTTAGTCCGGATGCGAGCGAGAGTTCCGGCGCGACGATTGCAGGAATCAACGGCTGGAGCGATCCCGGCGAGTGGACAAAGTATCCCGGCCAGCAATCCGAGCCGATCTATCTCGAAGCGGGTAAAGACTACTACATCGGCGCGTTGCAGAAGAATGGCACGGGCGACGGGCACGTGCAGGTCGCGTGGACCGGCCCGGGCTTTCCTACGATCACCGTGATTCCCGGGACCCATCTTCGTCCCTTTGATATCAATCAGGCACCTGCATTCGATGCCGCTTCCGCGAGCTTCGAGATCCTGCGGGAGTCGCTGATGGCCGGCATGGTGGTCAGCGAAGGCTTGGCCAAGGATCCGGAGAACGAGGCGCTGATTTACCGCATCTCCTCCGGGAATGAGGCCGGAGCCTTTGCCATCGATCCGGCGAGCGGGACCTTGAGCATCGTAGATCCGCTTCCGCTTTTAATCGGCGCTCATCAGCTGCGGATCTCCGTGCAGGATCGCGGACTGGGGGGAGGCTATCCTTTCAAGAGCGCGAGCCTGGACGTCACGGTGACGATCCTGAGCGGCAATCGCGCGCCTGCCTTCGCGGTGGAAAGCGAATCGGCTGCGGTGATGCAAGACGAAGCCTTGGAAGGCCAATGGTCTGCTTACGATCCTGATGCCGGGGACGTACTCGTCTTCAGCAAGGAGTCGGGGCCTTCATGGCTGGTCATCGAGCCAAGCGGTGCGATGCATGGCGTGCCGGCGAATGAGGATGTAGGCACCCATGTCGTCGTCATCCGCGTGACCGATCATGAGGGGCTCTACGACGAGCTGGCTCTCACGGTGGAGGTCGCGAATGTGAATGATGCGCCGGTCTTCATGAGTCCGTCGCTCGCTCTGGGCGATGCGACGCAGGATGTGACCTATATGCAGATGCTCTCCGGTGCCGCATCGGACGCCGACGCGGGGGATGAGCTGAGCTATTCGAAGATATCCGGCCCGGAATGGGTGAGCATCGCGGCGGATGGCACGGTAACGGGTGTCCCTGGCAAGGGGGATGTCGGAATCAGCGAGGTGGTGGTGCGGGCGACGGACAAGTCCGGGGCTTTTGGCGAAGCATTGCTTTGGATCGTGGTGGTGAACGTGAATGACCCGCCGGTTTTCCTGGCACCGATTCTGGCACTCCCCGAAGCGGCGGAGGACGAGGAATACGCGGTGGCGCTTGCCAACCACGTGGTGGATCCCGATCCGGGCGAATCCCTGAGCTTCGAACTGGTCTCCGGACCTCCCTGGCTGGGTATCGCCAACGACGGCAGCCTGCAGGGGAAACCACCGGGTTCCCAAGTCGGGACGAATCTCGCGAGGGTTCGCGTGACGGATGCGGCGGGGCTTTCCGCCGAGGCCACGCTGGTGATCGAGGTCGTGAATGTGAACGACGCTCCGCTCTTCCTTCACAATCCGGTGCAGCGATCCGCCGGGGAAGAAGAGCTGCCCTATGAGGGCACGACGCTCGACGGAGAAGCGATGGATGAGGATCTGGGCGATACCCTGAGTTTTTCCAAGATCGAAGGACCGGAGTGGCTGGAAGTGGCCTCCGACGGATCGCTATCGGGCACGCCTCCTGCGGGCAGTGCGGGATTGCAGGTTTTCGTCATCCGTGTGAGCGATGCCGCGGGTGCGTATGCCGAGGCCGGGCTTCTGATCGATGTGACGGGACCGGACCTGCCTCTGCCGTGGAGTGACAGCCAGATCGGAAGCGGCGAGGTCACGGGATCCAGCGTTCATGGGAATGGCGAGTTCGACGTGAGCGGCGCGGGCGAATTGGCGGGGCGTTCGGATAGCTTCCAGTTCGTGTGGCAGCCGCTTGGCGGAAACGGCAGCATTACCGCGCGGGTGGCGTCGGTCTCGGCCAGCGGGAGCCTCTCGCGGGCGGGTGTGATGATCCGCGATACGCTAGCTTCGAACTCACGGCATGTTTTCCTGGGCGTGACGGAGGAAGGCGGCTTCCGCTGGATCCGCCGCACGGGCTTCAACGGGAACACCTCCACGAACTCGAGCGGCAGTGCGGCCTTCCCGAATGCCTGGGTGCGGCTCACGCGCAACGGAAGCGTGATCACCGCCTACAAGAGCATGGATGGTGAAGCGTGGACACCGATCGGCAGCCTGACCGCGGATTTCCCGGAGACCTGTTACTTTGGCCTTGCGGTGGCGAGCGGAAGCCAGAGCTTGCTCCATCAGGCTCACTTCAGCAACGTGAGCATCGCTCCTTGA